One Alicyclobacillus acidoterrestris DNA window includes the following coding sequences:
- a CDS encoding ExeA family protein: protein MFESFYGFTHTPFSRDIPTDELYMSSTLEDILGRLKYAAERQWFAVVTGDCGTGKTTTIRRFSEALEQSKFKILYLSDSKLTPRHFYKGMLEQLGCEAKFYRGDAKRQLHREIELMRGIHSLSPVVVVDEAHLLDREMLEEVRFLLNFKMDAQSPMALILVGQSELWERLNLQAYAAIRQRIDLQCKLHHYDRAEIGAYIERHLAYAVAGQQSIFSDKAVDEIYRFSGGAPRLVNKLCTHCLMYGAQNRQRIIDDHMVERVIQGECS, encoded by the coding sequence GTGTTTGAATCGTTCTACGGCTTTACTCACACGCCCTTCTCACGAGATATTCCAACAGATGAACTCTACATGTCATCTACACTGGAGGACATTCTCGGTCGGCTGAAGTATGCTGCGGAGCGTCAGTGGTTCGCAGTGGTGACTGGAGATTGTGGAACCGGAAAAACCACAACCATCCGTCGTTTCTCGGAGGCGCTGGAACAGTCGAAGTTCAAAATTCTGTACCTGTCGGATTCTAAGCTGACCCCACGACATTTTTACAAGGGGATGCTCGAGCAACTCGGTTGCGAGGCTAAGTTTTATCGCGGCGACGCGAAACGTCAATTGCATCGTGAGATTGAGCTGATGCGTGGGATACATAGCCTCAGTCCAGTTGTGGTCGTAGACGAAGCACATTTGCTAGATCGGGAGATGCTCGAGGAAGTAAGATTTCTTTTGAATTTTAAAATGGATGCGCAAAGTCCTATGGCGCTAATTCTCGTCGGACAGAGTGAGCTCTGGGAACGGCTCAACTTACAGGCTTACGCCGCCATTCGGCAACGCATTGATCTACAGTGTAAGTTGCATCACTACGACCGCGCTGAAATCGGGGCATACATTGAACGTCATCTAGCCTACGCGGTAGCTGGACAGCAATCTATTTTCTCGGATAAGGCTGTCGATGAAATCTATCGTTTCTCGGGTGGAGCTCCACGACTGGTCAACAAACTCTGTACGCACTGTCTCATGTATGGGGCTCAAAATCGGCAACGGATCATCGACGACCACATGGTCGAGCGCGTCATTCAAGGTGAATGCTCATGA
- a CDS encoding DUF5348 domain-containing protein, with translation MARRLQMFYDPELSRWVVEGKNEWYSLHCGEIVQFHIERTTLSGRLELGRTSWYIISGDVAFGLLENRRYLVSVDL, from the coding sequence ATGGCACGGAGATTACAGATGTTCTACGATCCAGAGTTGTCGCGTTGGGTGGTTGAGGGCAAAAATGAGTGGTACAGTTTGCACTGCGGGGAGATTGTGCAATTTCACATTGAACGCACAACGCTTAGTGGACGGCTAGAGCTTGGACGAACATCTTGGTACATCATCAGCGGCGACGTCGCGTTTGGACTCTTAGAAAATCGGCGATATTTGGTTAGCGTCGACCTTTAG
- a CDS encoding ExeA family protein, producing the protein MEKWNWSNEPFRRDVTVDGLFETGGHKEAMARLHYVLEHKSLGLLTGEVGSGKTTLIRRLLTGLDEMKFLPVYICVLGLKPKDFYAELLSYMGEAMPFGLSKARKLWHERIQGQAGMERGWVVVIDEAQDMSEEMIQELRFVRNQQMDASSPFPLLLVGQPEMRCY; encoded by the coding sequence ATGGAGAAATGGAACTGGAGCAACGAACCATTTCGTAGGGACGTGACGGTGGATGGACTGTTTGAAACCGGGGGCCACAAAGAAGCAATGGCGCGGCTGCATTATGTGCTTGAACACAAATCTCTGGGCCTGCTCACTGGTGAAGTAGGCAGCGGCAAAACGACGCTCATCCGGAGGTTATTAACCGGTTTGGATGAAATGAAATTTCTTCCTGTTTACATTTGTGTACTCGGACTGAAGCCGAAAGACTTCTACGCAGAGTTGTTGTCCTACATGGGTGAGGCCATGCCGTTTGGGCTAAGCAAGGCTAGGAAGCTTTGGCATGAGCGGATTCAAGGACAAGCTGGTATGGAGCGGGGATGGGTCGTTGTGATAGATGAAGCGCAGGACATGTCTGAGGAGATGATTCAAGAACTTCGCTTTGTACGAAACCAACAGATGGATGCGAGTTCCCCGTTTCCACTCTTACTCGTTGGCCAACCAGAGATGCGCTGTTACTGA